A region from the Arachis ipaensis cultivar K30076 chromosome B01, Araip1.1, whole genome shotgun sequence genome encodes:
- the LOC110266462 gene encoding uncharacterized protein LOC110266462 codes for MTHRSFWSPPELLPGPVRNRNCFVLLFRVAMVIANVTGSRGFGCRQFGMRQKGLYETFGLWNCVLRIWAQKLRRAYLIVVVMLYRIVNGGNEGENHPTEADLQQVLADFDD; via the exons ATGACCCACCGGAGCTTCTGGtcgccgccggagctgttgccggggCCGGTTCGAAATCGAAACTGCTTCGTGTTGTTATTCCG tgttgctatggtcattgcgaacgtgactgggagccgaggttttggttgccgtcagttcgggatGAGGCAGAAAGGACTCTATGagacgtttggattatggaattgcgttttgag gatatgggcgcagaagttacgaagagcttatttaattgttgttgtgatgctct ATAGAATTGTTAAT GGTGGGAATGAAGGTGAAAATCATCCCACCGAAGCAGATTTGCAACAAGTTCTTgcggattttgatgattga